ttttttatttaaaaaaaaaatcaattttagaataaggctgtaatgtaacaaaatgtggaaaaagtcaagtggtctgaatactttccgaatgcactgtaatttgaTTGAAATCAaccacttgatggtttcatttcagagggaCAAATGATCATGTTTTGTTGCAAAATGCTATAACCCGCCTCACTCTCGGAGGAATAAGTAGTAGTGATGGGTTTTACACAGTAAAATGTGATAacttcattgttttttttttataaagaactgtacaaatgatacatttgtgacatcaatatatacatttgtgacatcaatataaAACAATAGAGTGATATGAGATTTGTATGTAaaatatttacatttgacatCTTAGTCATTTAGATGAGACAACCATATTAtccacagtcaaatatacagaatacaaatatttcatTCCAGCTAAACGatggatatatagtgttttggAACTAAACTCTTCAAATACATTTAGTTTAATGTCAATGATCGCAAAGGTATCGGCAAGTGTTAATTTCATATTTGtgatgtgtgtaatgtatgttacTGTTACagtgtttatttatttcacctttatttaaccaggtaagctagttgagaacaagttctcatttacaactgtgacctggccaagataaagcagagcagtgcgacagaaacaacaacacagagttacatggaataaacaaaacatacagtcaataacacaatagaaaaaaaaagaagtctatatacagtgtgtgcaaatggcgtgaagaggtaaggcaataaataggccatagtagcaaagtaattacagtttagcaaattaacactggagtgatcgatgggcagatgatgatgtgcaagtaagGTCTAAAAAAATAGCGGGTCCGTGTCACATTGGGTCAGGtgggttaccggaaggtatatttaatttaaaaatggaaaagagattgaaaataaattgaaatatgtacaaaaaaaagatgaaaatacaaaagtacacgagaggacaacaaaccacgtctgcactgctacgccatcttggatgtatatgtatgtacattCACCCTTTTCAGGTAAACACTTCTGCCATGTTGCGACGGTAAGCTTTCAATAAACTCATAGGCGACAGTCAAATAGACAAAAACACATAAAGATGCTCTTCATACACGCAACCCACTACTACCATTATTATTTCTGTGACTTTTCACATCATAGCGCCTCATGGCtctagataagagtgtctgccaagtgactaaaatgtaaatataatggTACTGTGTGAAGGTTGGAACTCTACTCACTCCTGGCCTCCAAGTAGAGCTGCAGGGCTTCGGGGTCAACCCTCTCTCGGCCCCCGGCGGTCGCTCCCTCTCGTTGGGGCTGCTCCCAGGGTACCAGGCTGGGCTCGGCACCGTGGTCTAGCAGCAGTCTGACGAACGCCGCCTCACAGCCGTGTCTCAGCACCGCATCCAGCAGGCAGGAGGCCAAACCCTTTGCTAGCGCTTCGCGGCTCACTGGTCCATTGTAGTTGTAGTCCGGCTGGGCGCCGGCCGCCAGGAGCAGGCTGAAGCAGTGGAGGTGGCGGTAGGCGGCGCTGATGTAGAGCGGGCACACCACCAGTGTGGTGAGGGTGCGGGCCGCACCAAACGGGGGCCTGGCGCCCAGCTGGTGGTCCACATCCACGTCAGCATGGAACCTGGAGAGATGGGACGTGTTGATTAGGCACCATAGGGGGAAAATAATATTGACAAACAGGGAGGGCTTGCCTGACTGTCCAATAAGAAAAGCTAATTTTCGCGTTTTCcattgtgtgccctaatgaacacgaccatGGTGATGGGACATGTTATGAACAGAGAACAACACTGATCAATCAGACAATAACACAAAAGTAATGGAGACTAATTGTGTAATAAAACAATAGTTTTTTTCCAGAATGTATTGGGTTTCCTTCCTTCGCCAAGAAAAATGAGCCGTGGTTCCATTATTGATCCTAGGCAATTCAATCAACAAATACTAGCAGATGACCCCTCCTATAGCCATTATAGCCTCCTTCATTCCATCCAATTCAATCAACTAAAATTGGCATGGAAAGTTAAAGCACTCACCTGATGAGCTCTTGGAGTATGTCCACCCTGCCTACCCGTGCAGCGTGATAGACGGGAGTGCTGCGGTGGTGGCGGCTGCCGTTGGGGTCAGCTCCAGCTTCCAGGAGGATGGTCACACAGTCCAGGTGTCCGTTGACCACCGCCACGTAGAGTGCAGTCTGACCCTTCACATCCACTAGGTCCACCTTGGCCCCCTGGCCTATCAGGTAGGCCACACAGGCCCCTTGACCGGCTGTGGCAGCGATGCGCAGAGGGGTGCAGGGCAGCCAACCACAGCACCATACAGACTTCTCGTTGATCCGCCTGACAGCCAATAGGAGATGTTCGCTCAGAACTCATACCAGTTGTCGTAGACTATTTTAACTGTCAGAACGCTGTTAAATAAAGGGGCGGTATTGCCGATGGTGCCATATCCTAAAAAGTGTttccaacatacacacacaaactaaaagagagatacagaaggGTGGAAGGGATTTTCTTGCAATAGGCCTACATCTTGAATATGACTGTGTTGGATATGAAAGGGGTAAGATAGTGGCTTTCTGACTTTGCTAAATACAGTGTGTGCATAGGATATTCACATTCATGTGGGAAGTGAGAAGGGTGCAGAACAGGTTGGAGATGGGGGTAGAGAGTGTGCAGTAAGGCCAAGTGGcctccctccttcactcactcTCTGAAGCTGTCCTCCTGCAGCAGGTTCCTTAGAGTATCCAGGTCTCCTACGTAAGCAGCGTTGTGGAGCAGCGCGTCCTCACTCTGCTCTTCAGGCTTTTTATTGAACTGCTCCTGCAGCCATTCCTTCAGGTTACGGCCTGGATGAGAAAGAGCAAAGCTAAATCTCCAAATACCCAGATGAGATGATGCTGTGCTAACTGATTTGCCTAGCATTTCCACTACCACTGTGTTGCATAGAGACTATAAATAAATTACACACCATCCATGCATGCACATATTGACTTGATGTGTCATTGATGTACACATTACCTGGATAGTAATAGTGAATTACGAATCAATTAAGTGATAAAGGGGCTCAAATCGATATAGTTCACTAACATGGTATAGTTTGCGTAATTACGCAGGCGTATGCAACGCAAATTGTAACCACAAATAGCCCAGCCAGTTTACTGAGAATACATCTAGTTTCTCACAATAATGCTAATGCAGCTGTATTCTCTTGCACAGCTAGGTGGTAGAACAGTGTAAACATTCAACGTGTTGTGTTTTACCTGCAGCTGTCGGGCTGGGTAGGTCAGAAACCGTGACAAGGGGACAGATGATATTCGGCGCAATGGGTGGGTCGACAACATCACCCAACTCGAAGCCTCCGCCGTCCGCCATTTCTCCCTAATAATAACTTCTCACGCTTCTTTGCAGGGAGTCTCCTACGAAAAAGCGCCAGAACTAGGAAAGTGATTACCTAGCTAGTGTTACCAAAACGACTTTGTCATACCGTCCGTTGTGCCATTGTTGTTGTAATGGAATATATTTATGACACCTCACTGATCACTCCTCTTTTTTCGCTTTCCCTATCTGAGAGACGAGAGTGCGACTTCCTGCTCTTGGAGTCAGTTAACGCGGAAATCAGCAACCCCTGTTGCAGTAAAAGGCTGAGGGATGGGATTGGTTGGAGacaccactctcaaattcatagacaatgctaatagatgcaaggactgaccagccATTATATACAATTATAGTgtaaaccatgttttgaggctatagtgTTTATTTACATTTCCTTTGTTTCCAAACACTGGAGTAAACCAAGCTTATAATTAGGGTTCTGATGGGTTAAGACAGTTGAACTATGCTCATGAGAAATGTATAAGTTATATTCGTCAAGTATCAAATGGGTACATATAATTTATcaatccaaaaatggatgtagcaactgctgttTGCCCCTTTAAATTGGAGCAAATGCATTATAGCTATGGGGAATACTGTAGAACCCCACAGTATcacgtttcaggagaagacccagatgcagacagtgttgaagtaacaaaagtgtattactTGCAGGATTCCACCTGGAGGGGCAGATCTCGGGTGGACACCTATACCTGGAGCTGGTCTTGAGAAGAGCCGACCAATCGGGGTCTATTCCAGGTACGACGACAATGGCGGAAAAACATCTGGGCCAAGGGTACGCCGACCTCTTGCTCTTGCTCCGAAGAGTGGGGGATGATtacccagggaacactcaaagggtGAGAGACCCGTGGCAGAGCAAGGAAGGGTGTTACGGGCATATTCGACCCACAGTAGTTGCtcgctccaggtggtggggttggcggagaccaggcagcgaagagtcgtctccaggttttggttggctcgctccgactggtcGTTGGACTGGGAGTggaacccggaggacaggctggctgacgacacaatgagtgtgcagaacgccttccagaaccgggacgagaactgaggaccccggaCGGAGAGCATGTCCACTGGGAGtacatggatccggaagacgtgctgcaccgtGTGCTGGGCtgtctctttggcagagggtagcttggggagaggaatgaagtgggcagCTTTGGAAAACTGGTCCACTACGGTCAGGATGGCGGTGCCGCCATCAGGCGGGGGGAGAcccgtgacaaagtccagggatatgTGGGACCAGGGACAGTGATGGATAGGCAGAGGTTGCAGGagaccagccggagcttgccAGGGAGTCTTGTTCTGCGCACAGATCATGCATGCGGCGATGAACGCGGAGATGTCAGGaaccatggtaggccaccaaaagcggTGTTGTAAAAAGCTTGAAGTGACTCCAGGACCGAGGAGCGGACATCGTCAGGAACAAACATGCGGTTATCTGGGTCCCACTGGGGTTCGACTGGGAATGCTTTTCCTCAGGAACCTGCTTCCCTATTCCCCAGCTGAGGGCCATCGCCAGGCACGAGGTGGGATGGGGGGTCTCGGGTTCTGGGGGTGTAGCCGCAGGGATATAGCAGAGTGACAGCGCATCAcgcttgacattcttggatctCAGTCGGTATGAGAGGGAAAAGTTGAACCGGGTGAAAAGCAGGGCCCACCTAGCTTACCTGGAATTGATGCTTTGCGgtgcggagatattccaggttcttgtaGTCTGTTCAAACAATGAACGACTGTTCCACCCCTCCAGACAGTGCCTTCATTCCCCCAACGCCATTTTCACCGCGTGAAGCTCATGATTCCCCACATCGTAGGATGAAccaagatgggagctgtggtgaaatGGTGTTTGAGATCCCGGAACACACGAtcagcagctggggaccacgtGAACAGAACcctgggagaggtgagtgcagacaggggccagggtgctgtaaccccggatAAAGCGGCGCTAAAAGTTGGCGAATACCAAGAAACAATGAAGTTACACTTTGGATGTAaggctggggccaatccaccactggGATCCATCTTTACACTCCCTGCAGCGATGATGTAACCCAGGCAGGGGATGGTGAAGCGATGGAATTCGCACTTCTCTGCTTTcacaaaaagctggttctccaggaggggATGGAGAACCTGTCAGATGTAGAGCACGTGTTCTTGGGTGGAGCGGGATAAAACAAGGATGTCTTCGAGGTAGATGAAgacgaaccggttcaacatgttgCAGAGAACATCattcaccagagcctggaacacagcaggggcgtTGGTAAGACCAAATGGCATGACCGGATACTCATTGTGACCGCTGGCTGtgttgaaggcagtcttccactcgtccccttcCTGTATCTGCACCAGATGGTAGGCATTCTGTAGGTCCAGCTTGGAGAACacggtggccccctggagcggctcGAAGGCCGCGGAGATGagtggtagggggtagtggtTCTTCACCGTGATGTTGGTGAGGCCCCGGTAGTCGAGTAGTTTTGTCCttttccacaaagaagaaccATGCGCCAGCGGgggaggcagaatgacagatgaacactgcagctagggagtcctcaatgtaggtctccatagctTTGGTTTCCGGACCTGATAGAGTACAGTTGTCCCCGGGGCGGAGTGGTGCCTGAGAGAAGGTCGATCCCACAGGCAATAAGAGTGGCAGAACGGgatccagcccatgatggcaccagcagACCAGTCAATAAGGGGATTGTGTCACTGGAGCCAAGAGAATTCCAATACCACAggaacctgaggagacttaaTAAGCAGGAATTGGATCGTCTCGCTGTGGTTCCCGGACACACGGAGGTTGATGGGGTGGTATTGTGGGTGACCCAGCCTATAGAGCACCCGTCCAGTGCTAActtccatgggaatggagaggggctgagtggggatgtccagctcggacgccagggtagcgtccataaaGCTCTCATTGGCCCCAGAGTCGATGAGTACCCAGTGAGATTCACTGGTTCCCCCACAGCAAGATCGCATGAAAAGGGGTGTGAGTAAGGGGAAAGGGAAGTTCTCCGTATGGCCCACTAGAGTACTCGCTCTtaccggtgagcctggtcttttagtggacaATTGGCGACGAAATGACCAGTAGTCCCGCAATACAGGCAACTCTTCGTGTGAAGCCTGTATAGCTGTTCGGCTGGGAACagcctacagtggcaagaaaaagtatgtgaacactttGGAATTACCTAGATTTCTGCATAAGTTGGTCAAAAAAATGTAATCTGATCATCTTAGTCTcaacaaacagtctgcttaaactattaacacaaacaattatatgtttttgtgtctttttgaacacactgtgtaaacattcacagtgcagggtgggaaaagtatgtgaacgcttggatttaataacttggcagcaataacctcaaccaaatgttttctgtagttgcggatcagacctgcacaacgtttaggaggaattttggaccattcctctttacaaaactgtttcagttcagcagtattcttgggatgtctggtgtgaaccgctctcttaaGTTCATGCCACAGcgtctcaatcgggttgaggtcaggactctgactggaccactccagaaggcgtattttcttcagttgaagccattctgttgttgatttacttctgtgttttaggttgttgtcctgttgcatcactcaacttctgagcttcaattggcaaacaggtagcctaacattctcctgtaaaatgtcttgataaacttgggaattcatttttctgtcaatgatAACAAGCTGTCCAGCCAGCACCAAACCATGATGCTTGCTCCACcacactttacagttgggatgaggttttgatgttggtgtgctgtaccctttttctccacacagtattgtgtgttccttccaaacaactcaactttagtttcatctgtccacataatattttgccagtagcgctgtggaacatccaggtgctcttttgcgaacttcagatttgcagcaatgttttttttggacagcagtgacttcttccgTGGTGTTCTCCCATAAACAcctttcttgtttagtgttttacgtattgtagggtcgtcaacagagatgttagcaagTTCCAGAGATTTCTGGAAGTCTTTAGCTggcactctaggattcttcttaacctcttTGAGCATTCTGCATTGTGCTCTTGctgtcatctttgcaggacagccactcctaggaagagtagcaacagtgctgaactttctccatttatatttgtcttaccgtggactgatgaacatcaagactTTTAGAggtacttttgtaaccctttccagctttatgcaagtaaACAATttttaatcttaggtcttctgagatctcttttgttggAGGCATTACGCACATCagacaatgcttcttgtgaacaCCAAACTCaagttttgtgagtgttttttttaaagggcagggcagc
This portion of the Oncorhynchus tshawytscha isolate Ot180627B linkage group LG26, Otsh_v2.0, whole genome shotgun sequence genome encodes:
- the asb1 gene encoding ankyrin repeat and SOCS box protein 1 — encoded protein: MADGGGFELGDVVDPPIAPNIICPLVTVSDLPSPTAAGRNLKEWLQEQFNKKPEEQSEDALLHNAAYVGDLDTLRNLLQEDSFRERINEKSVWCCGWLPCTPLRIAATAGQGACVAYLIGQGAKVDLVDVKGQTALYVAVVNGHLDCVTILLEAGADPNGSRHHRSTPVYHAARVGRVDILQELIRFHADVDVDHQLGARPPFGAARTLTTLVVCPLYISAAYRHLHCFSLLLAAGAQPDYNYNGPVSREALAKGLASCLLDAVLRHGCEAAFVRLLLDHGAEPSLVPWEQPQREGATAGGRERVDPEALQLYLEARRCPHRLTYQSRISIRKVMGKHRLKHIPSLPLPDPIQNFLLHQN